The following proteins are co-located in the Manihot esculenta cultivar AM560-2 chromosome 7, M.esculenta_v8, whole genome shotgun sequence genome:
- the LOC110619850 gene encoding beta-glucosidase 12, with protein sequence MATKHYNFLQLSGMLVLFISLLALTRPAMGTDDDDDNIPDDFSRKYFPDDFIFGTATSAYQIEGEATAKGRAPSVWDIFSKETPDRILDGSNGDVAVDFYNRYIQDIKNVKKMGFNAFRMSISWSRVIPSGRRREGVNEEGIQFYNDVINEIISNGLEPFVTIFHWDTPQALQDKYGGFLSRDIVYDYLQYADLLFERFGDRVKRWMTFNEPSAYVGFAHDDGVFAPGRCSSWVNRQCLAGDSATEPYIVAHNLLLSHAAAVHQYRKYYQGTQKGKIGITLFTFWYEPLSDSKVDVQAAKTALDFMFGLWMDPMTYGRYPRTMVDLAGDKLIGFTDEESQLLRGSYDFVGLQYYTAYYAEPIPPVDPKFRRYKTDSGVNATPYDLNGNLIGPQAYSSWFYIFPKGIRHFLNYTKDTYNDPVIYVTENGVDNYNNESQPIEEALQDDFRISYYKKHMWNALGSLKNYGVKLKGYFAWSYLDNFEWNIGYTSRFGLYYVDYKNNLTRYPKKSAHWFTKFLNISVNANNIYELTSKDSRKVGKFYVM encoded by the exons ATGGCTACTAAACACTACAACTTTCTTCAGCTATCAGGGATGCTCGTCTTGTTCATAAGCTTGTTGGCTCTCACTAGGCCAGCAATGGgaactgatgatgatgatgataatatTCCTGACGATTTTAGCCGTAAATATTTTCCAGATGACTTCATTTTTGGAACGGCTACTTCTGCTTATCAG ATCGAAGGTGAAGCAACCGCAAAGGGTAGAGCACCTAGTGTTTGGGACATATTTTCCAAGGAGACTCCAG ATAGAATATTAGATGGCAGCAATGGAGACGTTGCAGTTGATTTCTATAACCGCTACATA CAAGATATAAAAAACGTCAAAAAGATGGGTTTTAATGCATTTAGAATGTCCATTTCATGGTCTAGAGTTATACCAT cCGGAAGGAGACGTGAAGGAGTGAACGAGGAAGGAATTCAATTCTACAATGATGTTATCAATGAAATTATAAGCAATG GACTAGAGCCTTTTGTTACTATTTTTCATTGGGATACTCCTCAAGCACTGCAGGACAAATATGGTGGCTTCTTAAGCCGTGATATTGT GTACGATTATCTCCAATATGCAGATCTTCTCTTTGAAAGATTCGGTGATCGAGTGAAACGCTGGATGACTTTTAATGAACCATCAGCATATGTTGGATTTGCCCATGATGATGGAGTTTTTGCCCCTGGTCGATGCTCATCTTGGGTGAATCGCCAATGCCTAGCTGGAGACTCAGCCACAGAACCTTATATAGTTGCCCATAATTTGCTTCTTTCTCATGCTGCAGCTGTTCAccaatatagaaaatattatcag GGAACTCAAAAGGGCAAGATTGGGATTACCCTCTTTACCTTCTGGTATGAACCTCTCTCCGACAGTAAAGTTGATGTGCAAGCAGCCAAAACAGCCTTAGATTTCATGTTTGGATT GTGGATGGATCCCATGACTTATGGACGATATCCAAGAACTATGGTAGATTTAGCCGGAGATAAATTGATTGGATTTACAGATGAAGAATCTCAATTACTTAGGGGATCATATGATTTTGTTGGATTACAATACTACACTGCATATTATGCAGAACCAATTCCTCCAGTTGATCCAAAATTTCGTAGATACAAAACTGATAGTGGTGTTAATGCGACTC CTTACGATCTTAATGGTAATCTTATTGGTCCACAG GCTTACTCGTCATGGTTTTACATTTTTCCAAAAGGTATTCGACACTTTTTGAACTATACCAAAGATACATATAATGATCCAGTCATTTACGTTACTGAGAatg GGGTTGACAACTACAATAATGAATCTCAACCAATTGAAGAGGCACTTCAAGATGATTTCAGGATTTCGTACTATAAAAAGCATATGTGGAATGCACTAGGATCTCTCAA GAACTACGGTGTTAAACTCAAAGGTTATTTTGCATGGTCATATTTAGACAACTTCGAATGGAATATTGGTTATACATCAAGATTTGGGTTGTACTATGTAGACtacaaaaataacctaacaagGTATCCCAAGAAATCGGCTCATTGGTTCACAAAATTCCTGAATATATCGGTTAATGCAAATAATATCTATGAGCTTACATCAAAGGATTCAAGGAAGGTTGGCAAATTCTATGTGATGTAG